The following are encoded in a window of Arachis duranensis cultivar V14167 unplaced genomic scaffold, aradu.V14167.gnm2.J7QH unplaced_Scaffold_165934, whole genome shotgun sequence genomic DNA:
- the LOC107475519 gene encoding pentatricopeptide repeat-containing protein At4g39530-like translates to MHVLFDHHRVPTKSIHLLHQFLLSLAKSSNPTTLAECKQIHAKLVVTQCISQTHLANNLLSLYSKCGQFSYTHHLFDQMPHKNVVTWTTLISANLRNGYLPKAFDMFNHMREVGESPNEYTLSALLRACADPGLRDVGLQLHGLLVRCGLERDKFAGSSLMYMYFSSDSDLESACCVFHELLERDLVAWNVMVSGFAQVGKFGVVKRLFSEMREVHFLRPDHSTFIGLFKCCSLLDQVRGVHGLVFKFGAEVDMVVGSTLVDLYAEFSDINSCRKIFDYMEEKDSFLCNSIITAYTKNNRGEEAVNIFKDLCRQRMKLEQHVLSSTLKACFELEDLNTGVQVHGQMIKYGHQNNCFIASVLLSLYCSFGERADAEKLFRRIDDKDIVAWNSMILTYAQLEMGSDLSMQLFQELRRTTSSQIQGATLVAVLKSCKNNPDLTAGQQIHSLIVKSSISHLTLVGNALVHMYSECKQVDCSYKAFLDIVHKDDSSWSSIIGTYKQNEREFEALELCKEMLADGITFTSYSLPLCVSACSQLSAIDVGKQFHAFAIKSGYNQDVYVASSIIDMYAKYGNMEDSKKVFVEQQQANEVIYNAMICGYAHHGKALEAIKVFSMLEKNGLMPNRVTFLALLSACSHGGYVEDISNFFTLMLHRYKIKPESEHYSCLIDAYGRAGRLEEAYEIVKRDGSEASWRTLLSACSNHNNTKIGEKSALKMIELNPSHHASYVLLSNIYSAEGKWEEALKWREKMAKSHVRKDPGNSWLV, encoded by the coding sequence ATGCATGTGCTATTTGACCATCATCGTGTGCCAACTAAATccattcatcttcttcaccaGTTTTTGCTGTCATTGGCCAAGTCTTCAAACCCCACAACGCTCGCAGAGTGCAAACAAATTCATGCAAAGCTTGTAGTCACCCAATGCATCTCGCAGACGCATTTGGCAAATAACCTTTTGAGCCTTTATTCAAAATGTGGTCAATTCAGCTATACCCACCACCTGTTCGACCAAATGCCCCATAAGAACGTTGTTACCTGGACAAccttaatttctgcaaatcttAGAAATGGGTATCTCCCAAAAGCCTTTGACATGTTCAATCACATGCGTGAGGTTGGTGAGAGTCCCAATGAGTACACGTTATCTGCACTGCTCCGCGCTTGTGCTGATCCTGGTTTGAGGGATGTTGGTTTGCAGCTTCATGGTTTGTTGGTTCGGTGTGGCCTTGAGAGGGACAAGTTTGCTGGGAGCTCTCTTATGTATATGTACTTTAGCAGTGACAGCGATCTTGAAAGTGCTTGTTGTGTCTTTCATGAATTGTTGGAGAGGGACCTTGTTGCTTGGAATGTCATGGTTTCTGGATTTGCTCAAGTTGGTAAATTTGGTGTGGTGAAGAGGTTGTTTAGTGAAATGAGGGAGGTTCATTTCTTGAGACCTGATCACAGTACTTTTATTGGCTTGTTCAAGTGTTGTTCGTTGTTGGACCAAGTTAGGGGAGTTCATGGGCTGGTGTTTAAGTTTGGTGCCGAAGTTGATATGGTGGTTGGCAGTACTCTGGTTGACTTGTATGCTGAATTTAGCGACATAAATTCTTGCAGGAAAATCTTTGACTACATGGAGGAAAAGGATAGTTTTCTTTGTAATTCGATTATTACAGCCTATACCAAGAACAATAGAGGCGAGGAAGCTGTGAATATCTTCAAGGATTTATGTAGACAGAGGATGAAGCTTGAGCAGCATGTGTTATCAAGTACTTTAAAAGCCTGTTTTGAATTAGAGGACTTGAACACTGGAGTTCAAGTGCATGGCCAAATGATAAAATATGGGCATCAAAACAATTGCTTTATAGCAAGTGTGTTGTTGTCTCTCTATTGCAGTTTTGGTGAACGAGCAGATGCAGAAAAGTTGTTTAGAAGGATTGATGATAAAGATATTGTAGCATGGAACTCTATGATCTTGACTTATGCTCAGCTGGAGATGGGATCTGATCTCTCCATGCAACTGTTTCAAGAACTTCGAAGAACTACATCTTCGCAAATTCAAGGTGCCACTCTAGTTGCTGTTCTGAAGTCTTGCAAGAATAATCCGGATTTAACTGCTGGTCAACAAATCCATTCACTTATAGTGAAATCAAGTATAAGTCATCTTACTTTGGTTGGCAATGCATTAGTCCACATGTACTCTGAGTGTAAACAAGTGGATTGTTCCTACAAAGCTTTTCTTGACATTGTTCATAAAGATGATAGTTCTTGGAGTTCTATAATTGGAACTTATAAACAAAATGAGAGGGAATTTGAAGCATTAGAGCTATGCAAAGAGATGTTAGCCGATGGAATCACTTTCACCAGTTATAGCCTTCCTTTATGCGTCTCAGCTTGTTCGCAGCTTTCAGCAATAGATGTGGGAAAACAATTCCATGCTTTTGCCATCAAGTCTGGTTACAACCAAGATGTCTATGTTGCAAGTTCCATTATAGATATGTATGCTAAATACGGAAACATGGAGGACTCAAAGAAAGTTTTCGTTGAACAACAACAGGCGAATGAAGTAATTTATAACGCCATGATATGCGGATATGCACATCATGGAAAAGCATTGGAAGCCATAAAAGTTTTCAGTATGTTGGAGAAGAATGGCTTGATGCCTAACCGTGTAACTTTCTTAGCTCTGTTATCAGCTTGTAGTCATGGCGGTTATGTTGAAGATATTTCGAATTTCTTTACATTGATGCTTCATAGATACAAGATTAAGCCAGAATCCGAGCATTACTCGTGCCTAATTGATGCCTATGGTAGGGCAGGGAGGCTAGAGGAAGCTTATGAAATAGTGAAAAGGGATGGAAGTGAAGCATCATGGAGAACACTACTGAGTGCATGTAGCAATCATAATAACACAAAGATTGGAGAAAAATCTGCTCTGAAGATGATAGAATTAAATCCCAGCCATCATGCTTCGTATGTTCTACTTTCAAATATTTATAGTGCAGAGGGAAAATGGGAAGAAGCCCTTAAATGGAGGGAGAAAATGGCTAAGAGTCATGTGAGGAAAGATCCAGGAAATAGTTGGTTAGTCTGA